In a genomic window of Quercus lobata isolate SW786 chromosome 4, ValleyOak3.0 Primary Assembly, whole genome shotgun sequence:
- the LOC115987161 gene encoding protein TRIGALACTOSYLDIACYLGLYCEROL 4, chloroplastic — protein sequence MAKLRTAMDSTFWDLNVSSPRNLEGSARAIPGEPFPLDGARASRALRIQQVSLLGNGFPLGIIPSFAPTANKELGSFALQTVLLRPETANWWLGLIGQFRPKKLISSIKAEFSNGGEWELPGFKDVAKHFMDKSLYSLGLSSQLALSSSSSIMLSTEGHGERKGRRHKMMLFQKLPNHDITLEAAWPELFIDHKGQYWDVPESISLDLSSLVSESGLRYRFGLHKNSGHPQALSANNGEAPLGLLPGLCAKAAFSYEKGQDFWRQKEKEEDVMVKTERGLFWRPSYDVRLNEPHSAISGIIGGTCAAWFGGSESLVAAASRKDEEISLNAKKRSPLSADLFGSVCYTFQHGNFRKPYGDLTRVDARLDICSASAFARRVLNGLKRSSVNSAESPVSSPRLNLIFQQQIAGPIVFRVDSRVSLDSSSGRRGPHVEDFIYSLSYSLRLLQSGKVVAWYSPKRKEGMIELRVFEF from the exons atggcGAAACTAAGGACAGCAATGGACTCCACTTTCTGGGACCTGAACGTGTCATCACCAAGGAACCTGGAGGGCTCAGCCCGAGCCATCCCTGGTGAGCCATTTCCACTGGATGGGGCTCGGGCCAGCCGAGCTCTGAGGATTCAGCAAGTCTCACTTCTGGGAAATGGGTTCCCTCTGGGAATTATTCCCTCTTTTGCACCCACTGCTAACAAGGAGTTGGGCTCTTTTGCTCTTCAGACTGTCTTGCTCAGACCAGAAACTGCTAACTG GTGGCTTGGATTAATTGGGCAGTTCCGTCCAAAGAAATTAATTTCTTCTATTAAAGCTGAATTTTCTAATGGTGGTGAGTGGGAACTTCCTGGATTCAAGGATGTGGCAAAACATTTCATGGACAAATCCCTCTATTCATTGGGATTAAGCTCACAGCTTGCTCTGAGTTCCTCCTCATCCATAATGTTAAGCACAGAAGGACATGGTGAGAGAAAAGGACGCCGGCACAAAATGATGCTCTTCCAGAAG CTTCCTAATCATGATATTACTTTGGAGGCTGCATGGCCTGAGTTGTTCATTGACCATAAAGGGCAATATTGGGATGTGCCGGAGTCCATATCATTAGATCTTTCATCACTTGTTTCTGAATCTGGATTGCGATACCGCTTTGGTTTACACAAAAATAGTGGACATCCTCAGGCGCTTAGTGCCAACAATGGTGAGGCACCGCTTGGTCTATTGCCTGGCTTATGTGCAAAGGCTGCATTTTCTTATGAGAAGGGCCAGGACTTTTGGAGacaaaaggagaaagaagaagatgtcATGGTGAAGACAGAAAGGGGCTTGTTTTGGAGACCTTCGTATGATGTGCGTCTCAATGAACCACATTCAGCTATATCTGGAATTATTG GTGGCACATGTGCGGCCTGGTTTGGGGGCAGTGAGAGCTTGGTGGCTGCTGCATCAAGGAAAGATGAGGAAATTTCTTTGAATGCTAAGAAGAGAAGTCCATTGAGTGCTGACTTATTTGGTTCAGTATGCTATACTTTCCAGCATGGCAATTTCAGAAAGCCGTACGGAGACCTGACCAGGGTAGATGCTCGCTTGGATATTTGTTCAGCTTCAGCTTTTGCCAGAAGGGTGCTCAATGGTTTGAAGAGGTCTTCTGTTAATAGTGCAGAAAGTCCAGTGTCTTCTCCAAGGCTTAATTTGATCTTTCAACAGCAG ATTGCAGGGCCCATTGTCTTTCGAGTCGATTCTAGGGTTTCGCTGGATTCTTCATCTGGGAGACGTGGCCCGCATGTAGAGGATTTCATATATAGCTTAAGTTACTCCTTAAGGCTTCTACAATCTGGGAAAGTTGTTGCTTGGTAttctccaaaaagaaaagaggggaTGATTGAATTGCGCGTATTTgagttttaa
- the LOC115984910 gene encoding F-box/kelch-repeat protein At3g06240-like — MSRSRTCSLSLRSDDSKWRWGRRSRSCSLKSLPEELVEEILAWLPVKSLVRFKCVKKSWSALFQTPTFIAKHLRYSQSKTKNHPNPTLLVQLLSRRSLISKYLLQSHHHDEANDHRSVYHDHLLQYHHDVGSVSEEDDYVSEQEGRLPFVDYFQGENMMSGLFTDGLLFPNMFACINGIICIGGLFNCYPSFHGFVLWNPAIRESKTVAYPLTLPPDFVQAKKSFSFFAFGYDQISNDYKVVRVDRYTMKSAITSYYNSFYVYSLRADSWTQIFSNPFHHSNVRVDSRHDEIYFNGVHHWLGFPNEEPRERYNSHIIISFDMSHEVFQIIRFPEFSTRKSESLAVFNDCLACTLYGITECIDIDIWVMREYGVEDSWTKQLVVNSPVPITCPVRFYGNGELLLFDKNWAMVLYNIGSQEIRILQCTGHPNTSLPMQLIDYVESLVSFTGGIVF; from the coding sequence ATGTCGAGGTCGAGAACGTGCAGCTTAAGTTTAAGGTCCGATGATTCGAAGTGGAGGTGGGGGCGGAGGTCGAGAAGTTGCAGCTTAAAAAGTTTACCAGAAGAGTTGGTGGAAGAGATCTTGGCATGGCTTCCAGTAAAATCATTAGTTCGTTTCAAGTGCGTTAAAAAGTCATGGTCAGCTCTTTTCCAAACCCCAACTTTCATTGCCAAACACCTTCGTTACAGTCAGTCTAAAACTAAAAACCATCCAAATCCAACTCTTCTTGTCCAGCTCCTTAGCCGAAGAAGCCTTATTTCAAAATACCTCCTGCAATCTCATCATCACGACGAGGCCAATGACCACCGAAGTGTTTATCATGATCACCTCCTGCAATATCATCATGATGTTGGTTCTGTTTCTGAAGAAGATGATTATGTTTCTGAACAAGAAGGACGACTACCTTTTGTGGACTACTTTCAGGGGGAGAACATGATGAGTGGCTTGTTCACAGATGGACTACTATTCCCCAACATGTTTGCTTGCATCAACGGCATTATTTGTATTGGCGGTCTATTCAATTGCTACCCCTCCTTTCATGGCTTTGTTTTATGGAATCCGGCGATCAGAGAAAGTAAAACCGTTGCCTATCCCTTGACCCTACCTCCTGATTTTGTTCAAGCAAAAAAAtcgttttccttttttgcctTTGGTTATGATCAAATTTCAAATGACTACAAGGTGGTTAGAGTAGACAGATACACTATGAAATCTGCAATCACAAGCTACTACAATTCTTTTTATGTTTACTCCCTAAGGGCTGATTCCTGGACCCAAATATTTAGCAACCCTTTTCATCATTCAAACGTTAGGGTGGATTCTCGTCATGATGAAATATACTTTAATGGAGTTCATCATTGGCTTGGTTTCCCCAACGAAGAACCCAGGGAGAGATATAATAGTCACATAATTATATCCTTTGACATGAGCCATGAGGTTTTTCAAATAATAAGGTTTCCAGAGTTTTCAACAAGAAAAAGCGAAAGTCTTGCTGTATTCAATGATTGCCTTGCTTGTACTCTTTATGGTATCACTGAATgcattgatattgatatatgGGTGATGCGTGAATATGGGGTCGAGGATTCTTGGACCAAACAGCTTGTTGTAAATTCCCCTGTACCAATTACATGTCCAGTACGATTTTACGGGAATGGAGAATTACTTCTGTTTGATAAAAATTGGGCAATGGTTTTGTATAACATTGGTTCTCAAGAAATTAGGATTCTTCAATGCACAGGCCATCCAAACACATCCCTGCCAATGCAACTTATCGATTACGTGGAGAGTCTTGTTTCATTCACAGGTGGAATTGTGTTTTAG